One Odocoileus virginianus isolate 20LAN1187 ecotype Illinois unplaced genomic scaffold, Ovbor_1.2 Unplaced_Scaffold_29, whole genome shotgun sequence genomic window carries:
- the LOC139033667 gene encoding LOW QUALITY PROTEIN: protein Jade-3-like (The sequence of the model RefSeq protein was modified relative to this genomic sequence to represent the inferred CDS: substituted 1 base at 1 genomic stop codon), with amino-acid sequence MKRHRNISSSDSSEDNPSTSSTFGSLYRSKSKMPNERKKPAETXLSPHTVFRKDLISAMKIPDSHHINPDSYYLFTDTWKEEWEKGVQVPANPDTLPQPSVRVMADKKKEVLFVRPRKYIQCSNPETSEPGYINIKELAASVCRYDLDDMDIFWLQELNEDLTAMGYGPVDENLMEKTVEVLERHCHENMNHAIETEEGLGIEYDEDVICDVCRSPDSEEGNDMVFCDKCNICVHQACYGILKVPEGSWLCRSCVLGIHPQCLLCPKKGGAMKTTKTGTKWAHVSCALWIPEVSIACPERMEPITKISHIPPSRWALVCSLCKLKTGACIQCSIKSCITAFHVTCAFEHSLEMKTILDKGDEVKFKSYCLKHSQSRQKLRESEYPLHRASEQSQAKSEKTSLRAQKLRELEEEFYSMVNVEDVATELGLPMLIVDFIYNYWKLKRKSNFNKPLFPPKEEEENVLVQPREESVHTRMRMFMHLRQDLERVRNLCYMISRREKLKLSYNKLQEQIFGLQVKLANEEIAAGLPVTNALENSLFYPSPRITLKLKMPKSATEDGSNSSTEPDHGPLSPDDSSPVCDMRSMQVAQDSLEMRMKSYPKHPQESQTDCLLTSLSDDRGEAEDPSPACKLPSPEFYHGQSLGKPLVLQAALHGQSSIGNGKNQPNPKFAKSNGLEGTWSGDVTQKDSSGEMFSDQEPMLSSHLGSQGSLRKSVEHLSRSFREVTSNWMKTTENLQCYVKATKNINPKEQLWGKQLVRRSAGRALYQENDGYCPDVELSDSEAESDVNEEKVRVKRESSDREDPPHDSKRDCHGKSKTYPLSHSSMQR; translated from the exons ATGAAACGCCATAGAAATATCAGCAGCAGTGACAGTTCAGAGGACAATCCTTCCACTTCCTCTACTTTCGGCTCATTGTATAGGAGCAAGTCAAAAATGCCAAATGAACGCAAGAAGCCTGCCGAGACTTAGCTTTCTCCCCACACA GTATTCCGGAAGGACCTTATCAGTGCCATGAAGATTCCAGACTCTCACCATATTAACCCTGACAGCTATTACCTCTTCACGGATACATGGAAGGAAGAATGGGAAAAGGGGGTCCAAGTACCAGCCAATCCAGACACTCTTCCACAGCCTTCCGTCAGGGTTATGGCCGACAAGAAAAAGGAGGTCCTATTTGTCCGGCCCCGAAAATATATCCAGTGCTCCAACCCAGAGACCTCAGAGCCTGGCTACATCAACATCAAGGAGCTGGCAGCATCTGTGTGCCGCTATGACCTAGACGACATGGACATCTTCTGGCTCCAGGAACTCAATGAAGACCTCACTGCAATGGGTTATGGGCCAGTTGATGAGAATCTTATGGAAAAGACAGTAGAAGTCCTGGAACGCCATTGCCATGAAAATATGAACCATGCTATTGAGACAGAGGAAGGGCTAGGCATAGAGTATGATGAAGATGTGATCTGTGATGTGTGCCGGTCTCCAGACAGTGAAGAAGGGAATGATATGGTGTTCTGTGATAAGTGTAACATCTGTGTGCATCAGGCCTGCTACGGCATCCTCAAGGTCCCAGAAGGCAGCTGGCTGTGTCGCTCCTGTGTCCTGGGCATTCATCCACAATGTCTGTTATGTCCAAAGAAAGGTGGAGCCATGAAGACCACCAAAACAGGGACTAAATGGGCTCATGTCAGCTGTGCCCTATGGATTCCAGAGGTCAGCATTGCTTGTCCTGAGAGAATGGAACCAATCACAAAGATCTCCCATATTCCGCCCAGTCGGTGGGCCTTAGTCTGCAGCTTGTGCAAGTTGAAGACAGGTGCTTGTATTCAGTGCTCAATAAAAAGCTGCATAACTGCCTTCCATGTCACCTGTGCCTTTGAGCACAGCCTAGAAATGAAGACCATCCTAGATAAGGGGGATGAAGTAAAGTTCAAGTCATACTGCCTCAAGCACAGCCAAAGCAGGCAAAAGCTCAGGGAGTCTGAGTACCCCCTACACAGGGCTTCAGAGCAGAGCCAGGCCAAGAGTGAGAAGACCAGCCTGCGGGCACAGAAGCTtcgggagctggaggaggagttCTATTCCATGGTCAATGTGGAAGATGTAGCCACAGAGCTGGGGCTGCCCATGCTAATTGTGGACTTCATCTATAACTACTGGAAGCTGAAGCGGAAGAGTAACTTCAATAAGCCATTATTTCCtccaaaagaggaagaagaaaatgtcctGGTACAGCCAAGGGAAGAGAGTGTTCACACTCGCATGAGAATGTTTATGCACCTACGGCAAGACCTAGAGAGGGTCCGAAACTTGTGCTACATGATAAGCAGACGAGAAAAGCTGAAACTGTCATACAACAAATTACAAGAACAGATCTTTGGTTTGCAAGTCAAGCTTGCTAATGAGGAAATTGCTGCAGGACTTCCTGTGACAAATGCACtagaaaattcattgttttacCCATCACCAAGAATTACCTTAAAGTTAAAAATGCCCAAATCAGCCACAGAGGATGGCAGTAACAGCTCCACAGAGCCTGATCATGGACCTCTCTCTCCTGATGACAGCTCCCCTGTTTGTGATATGAGGAGCATGCAGGTGGCTCAAGATTCACTGGAAATGAGAATGAAGTCATACCCAAAGCATCCACAAGAGAGCCAGACTGACTGTTTACTGACCAGTCTCAGCGATGATAGAGGTGAAGCAGAGGATCCCAGTCCTGCTTGCAAACTGCCATCTCCTGAGTTCTATCATGGGCAGTCTCTGGGAAAGCCTCTGGTCCTTCAGGCTGCCCTGCATGGACAGTCTTCCATTGGGAATGGGAAAAATCAACCTAATCCCAAGTTTGCCAAATCCAATGGCCTAGAGGGCACCTGGTCTGGGGATGTCACCCAAAAAGACAGCTCAGGTGAGATGTTCTCTGACCAGGAGCCCATGCTCAGCTCCCACTTGGGAAGTCAGGGCAGCCTCAGAAAATCTGTGGAGCACCTCAGCAGGTCCTTTAGGGAGGTCACCAGTAACTGGATGAAGACCACAGAGAACCTCCAGTGCTATGTGAAGGCAACCAAGAATATTAACCCCAAAGAGCAGCTTTGGGGCAAGCAGCTTGTCAGGCGGTCTGCAGGGAGAGCTCTGTATCAGGAGAATGATGGGTATTGCCCAGATGTGGAGCTGAGTGATTCAGAAGCAGAAAGTGATGTGAATGAAGAAAAAGTCAGGGTAAAGAGAGAGAGTTCAGACAGGGAAGATCCTCCCCATGATTCCAAACGGGATTGCCATGGTAAAAGCAAGACATATCCTCTTTCCCACAGTTCAATGCAGAGGTGA
- the LOC110124653 gene encoding putative olfactory receptor 2W6: MEKSNDSSEHGFILVGFSDRPKLEMVLFIVNFTLYSVAVLGNSAIILVCILDSRLHTPMYFFLANLSFLDLCFSTSCIPQMLVNLWGPDKTISYVGCVVQLFSFLSVGGVECILLAVMAYDRYAAVCKPLHYMVIMHPQLCLRLVAVAWGSGLVNAIVMSPLTMTLSRCGQRRVNHFLCEMPALIKMACVDARAVEMLAFTFAILIVLLPLTLILVSYGHIAAAVLRIKSAAGRRKAFNTCSSHLTVVSLFYGSIIYMYMQPGNSSSQDQGKFLTLFYNLVTPMLNPLIYTLRNKEVKGALKKVLGRQQ; the protein is encoded by the coding sequence ATGGAAAAATCCAATGACAGCTCAGAGCACGGTTTTATCTTAGTGGGCTTCTCTGATCGTCCCAAGCTGGAGATGGTGCTCTTCATAGTAAATTTTACTCTGTATTCAGTGGCTGTCCTGGGAAATTCAGCCATAATCCTTGTGTGTATATTAGACTCTCGACTTCATACACCCATGTACTTCTTTCTGGCAAATCTTTCCTTTTTAGATCTCTGCTTCAGTACTAGCTGTATCCCCCAGATGCTGGTTAACCTCTGGGGCCCTGATAAGACCATCAGCTATGTGGGCTGTGTTGTCcagcttttctctttcctttctgttggAGGAGTCGAGTGCATCCTTCTGGCAGTCATGGCATATGACCGCTATGCTGCAGTCTGCAAGCCCTTGCATTATATGGTCATTATGCACCCCCAGCTGTGCTTACGACTGGTGGCTGTGGCCTGGGGAAGTGGACTGGTCAATGCCATCGTCATGTCCCCACTGACCATGACTCTCTCCAGATGTGGTCAGCGACGAGTTAACCATTTCCTCTGTGAAATGCCGGCACTGATCAAGATGGCTTGTGTGGACGCTCGCGCAGTGGAAATGCTGGCCTTCACCTTTGCCATTCTCATTGTCCTACTGCCCCTCACTCTTATTCTTGTCTCCTATGGCCACATCGCAGCAGCTGTGCTGAGGATCAAGTCAGCTGCTGGGCGCCGGAAGGCCTTCAATACCTGTAGCTCCCACCTCACTGTGGTCTCCTTGTTCTATGGGAGCATCATCTATATGTATATGCAGCCAGGAAACAGCTCTTCCCAAGACCAAGGCAAGTTTCTCACCCTCTTCTACAACCTGGTGACTCCCATGTTGAATCCACTCATCTACACCTTAAGGAATAAGGAGGTGAAAGGGGCGCTGAAAAAGGTTTTGGGGAGGCAACAATGA
- the LOC110121900 gene encoding olfactory receptor 2B6, with protein sequence MHLLTYFLYSREPRAEPFNMNRINESVPQEFILLGFSDRPWLELPLFVVFLISYILTIMGNLAIIIVSRLDSKLHTPMYFFLTNLSFLDLCYTTSTVPQMLVNICSLRKVISYGGCVAQLFISLALGSTECLLLAVMSFDRFAAICRPLHYSIIMHQRLCLQLAAASWVSGFSNSVLQSTLTLQMPLCGHKEVDHFFCEVPALLRLSCVDTTANEAELFFISVLFLLIPVTLILISYAFIVQAVLRIQSVEGRRKAFGICGSHLIVVSLFYGTAIYMYLQPPSPASKDRGKMVSLFYGIITPMLNPFIYTLRNKDVKGAFKRLIARIFLIKK encoded by the coding sequence ATGCACTTGTTAACTTACTTTTTATATTCCAGAGAACCAAGAGCTGAACCATTTAACATGAATAGGATCAATGAGAGTGTCCCCCAAGAGTTCATCCTCTTAGGTTTCTCAGATCGACCATGGCTGGAGCTTCCACTCTTTGTGGTGTTCCTGATTTCCTATATCTTGACCATCATGGGCAATCTAGCAATAATTATTGTGTCCCGTCTGGATTCCAAGCTCCATACccccatgtatttttttcttaccaaTCTCTCATTCTTGGACCTTTGCTACACCACAAGTACAGTTCCACAGATGCTGGTAAACATATGCAGCCTCAGGAAGGTGATTAGTTATGGTGGCTGTGTGGCACAACTTTTCATTTCCCTGGCTTTGGGTTCCACTGAATGTCTCCTCCTGGCTGTCATGTCCTTTGATAGGTTTGCAGCTATTTGTCGGCCTCTCCACTACTCCATCATCATGCACCAAAGGCTCTGCCTCCAGCTGGCAGCTGCATCCTGGGTTAGTGGCTTCAGCAACTCAGTATTGCAGTCCACCTTGACCCTGCAGATGCCACTCTGTGGCCACAAGGAAGTAGATCACTTCTTCTGTGAAGTCCCTGCTCTGCTCAGGTTGTCATGTGTAGACACAACTGCCAATGAAGCCGAACTATTCTTTATCAGTGTGCTATTCCTTCTAATACCTGTGACACTCATTCTGATATCATACGCTTTTATTGTCCAAGCAGTGTTGAGAATACAATCAGTGGAAGGTCGGCGAAAGGCATTTGGAATATGTGGCTCCCATTTGATAGTGGTGTCACTTTTTTATGGCACTGCTATCTATATGTACCTGCAACCACCATCCCCTGCCTCCAAGGACCGGGGAAAGATGGTATCCCTTTTCTATGGAATCATCACACCCATGTTGAACCCCTTTATATACACGCTTAGGAACAAAGATGTAAAGGGAGCATTTAAGAGGCTGATTGCAAGGATTTTCTTAATCAAGAAATAG